A window of Magnetococcales bacterium contains these coding sequences:
- a CDS encoding sulfotransferase domain-containing protein, which produces MKALFRAINRRKTKHYVTIVSGLPRSGTSMLMKMLEAGGMPLIADHLRTADDDNPKGYYEFERVKKLPEGDFGWIEEAKGQGVKIISALLKHLPGDYAFRVLFLRRAIPEILASQKKMLIRRNKDPNQIQDEEMTQLYLKHLGDVESWLGEQENIQTLKIDYNQIIADPAPGINEINRFLDKALDTDAMLRIVDPSLYRQRGEK; this is translated from the coding sequence ATGAAAGCCCTTTTTCGCGCCATCAACCGACGCAAAACCAAACACTATGTCACCATCGTCTCCGGGCTGCCCCGCTCTGGCACCTCCATGCTGATGAAAATGCTCGAAGCTGGCGGCATGCCTCTCATCGCCGACCATCTGCGCACCGCCGACGATGACAATCCCAAGGGCTATTATGAATTTGAACGGGTAAAAAAGTTGCCCGAGGGGGATTTTGGCTGGATTGAGGAGGCCAAGGGACAAGGGGTTAAAATCATCTCTGCCCTCCTCAAGCACCTCCCCGGCGACTATGCATTCCGGGTGCTCTTTTTGCGCCGGGCCATCCCGGAAATTCTCGCCTCCCAGAAAAAAATGCTCATCCGCCGCAACAAGGATCCCAATCAGATCCAGGATGAAGAGATGACCCAGCTCTATCTCAAGCATCTGGGGGATGTGGAGTCCTGGCTTGGGGAACAGGAAAACATTCAAACCCTCAAAATCGACTATAACCAAATCATCGCCGATCCCGCCCCCGGTATTAACGAAATCAACCGCTTTCTCGACAAGGCCCTCGATACCGACGCCATGCTGCGTATCGTCGATCCCAGCCTTTATCGTCAGCGGGGGGAAAAGTAG
- the rpsP gene encoding 30S ribosomal protein S16, protein MSVRIRLQRRGSKKRPFYAIVAADRRMPRDGRYLEKLGTFDPRLDDDKQVNLDQSRVDHWIGVGATPSETVAKLLKNLPAPAAAEASAS, encoded by the coding sequence ATGTCAGTTCGTATCCGGTTGCAACGGAGAGGCTCAAAAAAGCGGCCCTTTTACGCCATCGTCGCGGCGGACCGCCGCATGCCCCGGGATGGCCGGTATCTGGAAAAGCTCGGTACCTTCGATCCCCGCCTGGACGACGATAAACAGGTCAACCTGGACCAATCCCGGGTGGATCACTGGATCGGTGTGGGCGCCACCCCTTCCGAGACGGTCGCCAAGCTGCTGAAAAATCTGCCAGCACCCGCTGCCGCTGAAGCCAGCGCCTCCTAA
- the rimM gene encoding 16S rRNA processing protein RimM, producing MAQGNSAEVAQGNSAEKERWLAIGRLEGAFGVRGEIRIRPLTDVPEAILNCPPCCLGRHETKLQESEILSARPHSRGFLVQMKGVDNREAARALSGTFLWIKRSDLPDPGTDSDYWDDLIGCRVQTESGEEIGSVHHLLETGANDVLVVRSPGKPEKLIPYTQEVVQEVDTENKRLTVRLLPGM from the coding sequence GTGGCCCAGGGGAATAGCGCTGAAGTGGCCCAGGGGAATAGCGCCGAAAAAGAGCGGTGGCTCGCCATTGGGCGCCTGGAAGGGGCCTTTGGGGTCCGGGGGGAAATACGCATTCGCCCCCTGACCGACGTCCCCGAAGCGATTCTCAACTGCCCACCCTGCTGCCTGGGTCGGCACGAGACAAAGCTTCAAGAGAGTGAAATTCTCTCCGCCCGACCTCATAGTCGGGGCTTTCTCGTGCAGATGAAGGGGGTGGACAACAGAGAAGCGGCCCGCGCTCTGTCTGGTACCTTTCTCTGGATCAAGCGTAGCGATCTACCGGATCCTGGTACTGACAGCGACTATTGGGACGATCTCATCGGCTGCCGGGTTCAGACCGAATCGGGTGAGGAGATCGGCTCGGTGCATCACCTTCTGGAAACCGGAGCCAACGACGTATTGGTGGTTCGAAGCCCGGGAAAACCGGAAAAGCTGATTCCTTATACCCAGGAAGTGGTACAAGAGGTGGATACTGAAAACAAGCGCCTCACCGTGCGACTTCTACCTGGGATGTAA